Proteins co-encoded in one Listeria ivanovii subsp. ivanovii genomic window:
- a CDS encoding cation diffusion facilitator family transporter yields MNHSNLTILSVCSNFVIVVLKLVVGFFTGSVAVISEGIHSSMDLFASVITFFSIRISNQPADEDHPYGHGKAENIAGTIETLLIFVAGIWIIIESVNKLVNPHEIRFPSLGIMVMLFGALVNIVVSRIIKKAADEANSVAMKSNALHLYTDVFTSLGIALSLFLVYITGWLWLDPVIAILTAFYIMFEAFKLLKESFPPLMDKRLSTDEEAAIKQIILTHKNKFIEFHDFRSRRAGAEEYIDFHLVVSSSMTIESAHSLCDEIEAEIMGFYAKAEVLIHLEPEEERVLTRS; encoded by the coding sequence ATGAACCATTCAAATCTTACTATTTTATCCGTTTGTAGTAATTTTGTTATTGTAGTACTTAAATTAGTTGTTGGTTTTTTTACGGGGTCTGTTGCTGTGATTTCTGAAGGGATTCACTCGTCGATGGATTTATTTGCGTCGGTCATTACCTTCTTTTCGATACGGATTTCGAATCAACCCGCAGATGAAGATCATCCATATGGACATGGGAAGGCCGAAAATATTGCTGGAACTATAGAAACGCTACTAATTTTTGTTGCTGGGATTTGGATTATTATTGAATCGGTAAATAAACTAGTGAATCCACATGAAATTCGTTTTCCTTCACTTGGAATTATGGTGATGCTTTTCGGAGCGCTCGTTAATATTGTCGTGTCACGAATCATAAAAAAGGCGGCAGATGAGGCAAACTCTGTAGCAATGAAATCGAATGCACTCCATTTATATACAGATGTTTTTACATCACTAGGTATTGCACTTAGTTTATTCTTAGTATACATAACCGGCTGGCTTTGGCTCGATCCAGTTATCGCAATTTTAACCGCTTTTTACATTATGTTTGAAGCTTTTAAACTATTAAAAGAATCATTCCCGCCACTAATGGACAAGCGCTTGTCGACGGATGAGGAAGCGGCTATTAAGCAAATCATTTTAACACATAAAAATAAATTTATTGAATTTCATGATTTTCGTTCGAGACGTGCTGGAGCGGAAGAATACATTGATTTTCATCTAGTGGTTTCTTCTTCCATGACTATCGAAAGCGCCCATTCATTATGCGATGAAATTGAAGCGGAGATAATGGGTTTTTATGCGAAAGCGGAGGTTCTAATTCACTTAGAGCCGGAAGAGGAACGAGTTCTAACGAGAAGTTGA
- a CDS encoding thioredoxin family protein, which produces MQMAQNNGADFVIFFFTPMCGSCQMASRLVDMTQTADSIDITIAKVDLNYVPEIAQALEITSVPALVKFKAGIPEDVSYKLHDVTAIFEFLYNK; this is translated from the coding sequence TTGCAGATGGCGCAAAATAATGGTGCGGATTTTGTCATTTTCTTTTTTACGCCGATGTGTGGTAGTTGCCAAATGGCTAGTCGTTTGGTGGACATGACTCAAACCGCTGATAGTATCGATATAACTATTGCCAAAGTAGATTTAAACTATGTGCCAGAAATTGCTCAGGCGTTAGAGATTACATCCGTTCCTGCTTTAGTGAAGTTTAAAGCTGGAATTCCAGAAGATGTAAGTTATAAATTGCATGATGTAACAGCTATTTTTGAATTCCTGTATAATAAGTGA
- the gcvH gene encoding glycine cleavage system protein GcvH gives MSLPKDLLYTEEHEWVKAEDGSYLIGITDFAQDQLGDIVFVELPEVGDTVAKGDSIGSIESVKTVSDFYAPVSGKVVAVNETLEDEPELINSNPYDTGWILKLTEVEAADVDALLSSEDYEKTLD, from the coding sequence ATGAGTTTGCCAAAAGACTTATTGTACACAGAAGAACATGAATGGGTGAAAGCTGAGGATGGCAGTTATCTTATCGGGATTACTGATTTTGCACAAGATCAATTAGGGGATATCGTCTTTGTTGAATTACCAGAAGTTGGCGATACAGTTGCAAAAGGCGATTCTATTGGAAGTATTGAATCTGTTAAAACAGTGTCAGATTTCTATGCACCTGTTAGTGGGAAAGTAGTTGCTGTGAACGAGACACTAGAAGATGAACCAGAATTAATCAATAGCAATCCGTACGATACTGGCTGGATTTTAAAACTTACTGAAGTAGAAGCTGCAGATGTAGATGCGCTTCTATCAAGTGAAGATTACGAAAAAACATTAGATTGA
- a CDS encoding arsenate reductase family protein yields the protein MINFYWYPKCSTCKKAKAWLENEHTDFQEIDIKTETPSAKELQSWHELSGLPIRRFFNTSGIKYRELGLKDKIDTMSLKEAYELLASDGMLIKRPLTTNGKEVTLGFNEQEFETTWK from the coding sequence ATGATTAATTTTTATTGGTATCCAAAATGTAGCACTTGCAAAAAGGCAAAGGCATGGCTTGAAAATGAGCATACGGATTTTCAAGAAATAGATATTAAAACAGAAACTCCAAGTGCAAAAGAGCTGCAATCATGGCATGAGCTTAGCGGACTACCAATCCGTCGGTTCTTTAATACAAGTGGAATTAAGTACCGCGAACTAGGGCTAAAAGATAAGATTGACACAATGTCGCTTAAAGAAGCCTATGAACTACTTGCCTCAGATGGGATGTTAATTAAGCGTCCATTAACAACAAATGGCAAAGAAGTAACACTTGGATTTAATGAACAAGAATTTGAAACAACTTGGAAATAG
- the rodA gene encoding rod shape-determining protein RodA, producing the protein MNQQNKLAGRIDYGIVLSMMLLMIISLVSIYSAQLTNNQYDANFVVKQAMWFVVSTFAIIVVMQLDYDRLMKWAYYFYGLGLFMLAFVLLFGKEVKGAKSWIVIPFLGNIQPSEVVKVILIIVLAKVIWDHNRAYKVHRFSYDMWLLVKMGLFTLFPLILIMLQPDLGTALVFIAIMSGMILISGITWKIIVPLFGSIAVIGTTLIWMVINHQSWLTSLGFKPYQFERITTWINPENDPQGGGYQVLRALTAIGSGQISGNGVGYDAIAIPENHNDFIFTIVAGDYGFIGASILLAIYFLLIYQIIRVALDIGIPFYSYICTGVVMMLMFHVLENVGMNIGLLPITGIPLPFISYGGSALLGNMMAVGLVLGIRFNYKKSMFEVKEENHVS; encoded by the coding sequence ATGAATCAACAAAATAAACTAGCTGGACGCATTGATTACGGTATTGTTTTATCCATGATGTTGCTGATGATAATCAGTTTAGTGTCTATTTACAGCGCACAATTAACTAATAACCAATATGATGCGAACTTTGTTGTAAAACAAGCGATGTGGTTTGTAGTTTCCACATTCGCAATTATTGTCGTTATGCAATTAGATTATGATCGACTAATGAAATGGGCTTATTACTTCTATGGACTTGGTTTATTTATGCTTGCCTTTGTTTTGCTTTTTGGGAAAGAAGTAAAAGGGGCAAAAAGCTGGATTGTTATCCCTTTTTTAGGAAACATTCAACCATCAGAAGTGGTAAAAGTAATTTTAATCATAGTTTTAGCAAAAGTGATTTGGGATCATAATCGCGCATATAAAGTTCATCGCTTCAGCTATGATATGTGGCTTCTTGTGAAAATGGGATTATTTACACTTTTCCCACTAATTTTAATTATGTTGCAACCTGACTTAGGGACTGCGCTTGTATTTATTGCGATTATGTCAGGAATGATTCTTATTTCTGGGATAACTTGGAAGATTATTGTGCCACTGTTTGGGTCAATAGCAGTAATTGGTACTACATTAATTTGGATGGTTATTAATCATCAAAGTTGGCTTACTAGTCTTGGTTTTAAACCGTACCAATTTGAGCGGATTACAACATGGATAAATCCAGAAAATGATCCCCAAGGTGGCGGCTATCAAGTGCTTCGAGCGTTAACAGCAATTGGATCTGGACAGATTTCTGGAAATGGTGTTGGTTATGATGCTATCGCGATTCCAGAAAATCATAATGACTTTATTTTCACCATTGTTGCAGGAGATTATGGCTTTATTGGAGCTAGTATCCTGCTGGCGATTTATTTCTTATTAATTTATCAAATCATTCGTGTCGCGTTAGATATTGGTATTCCTTTCTATTCTTATATTTGTACAGGCGTTGTTATGATGCTGATGTTCCATGTACTTGAAAATGTTGGAATGAATATTGGCTTATTACCAATAACTGGGATTCCGCTTCCGTTCATTAGTTATGGCGGTAGTGCACTGCTTGGGAACATGATGGCAGTTGGCTTAGTACTCGGGATAAGGTTTAATTATAAGAAGTCTATGTTTGAAGTGAAAGAAGAAAATCACGTCTCATAA
- the rodA gene encoding rod shape-determining protein RodA: MARNRKKAVRVDYAIIFLMMVLCIIGLVAIYVAGLVNDQYTNNFLLQQSIWIVISTGVVVVIVLFFDYDKLQWAAYYLYGIGNLLLILVLIVGDERKGSKSWISIGSLGSLQPSELMKSFLILALAKVIWDHNKKYPLHTVKFDIQLLLKVGAISIIPLGLVALQPDLGTILVFIAIIIGMVFISGITWKILLPLFSFITVIGATLIYLVLYNQAFLQKLGFEPYQFKRITSWLRPEEDPLGDGMQLLRSTQAIGSGQLQGNGIGNQAIAIPENHNDFIFSIIGGNFGFIGGCLLIMLYFLLIYQIIRVALDINIPFYSYICAGVCSMILFHVLENIGMTIGLLPITGIPLLFVSYGGSSLLGAFMALGLVLSARYNAPEVNLGKGNRI, translated from the coding sequence ATGGCTAGGAACAGGAAAAAAGCAGTTCGTGTAGATTATGCAATTATTTTCTTAATGATGGTACTTTGCATTATAGGGCTTGTGGCGATTTATGTTGCTGGACTCGTCAATGACCAGTATACGAATAACTTTTTGCTACAGCAGTCTATTTGGATTGTTATTTCCACAGGAGTAGTCGTTGTTATCGTACTTTTTTTCGATTATGATAAACTTCAATGGGCCGCATACTACTTATATGGGATTGGTAATTTGCTACTTATTCTCGTATTAATCGTAGGTGATGAGCGAAAAGGCTCGAAAAGTTGGATTAGTATTGGATCGCTTGGAAGTTTACAACCTTCAGAATTAATGAAAAGTTTCTTAATTCTGGCGCTTGCAAAAGTGATTTGGGATCATAATAAGAAATATCCACTACATACCGTAAAATTCGATATCCAATTGCTTTTAAAAGTAGGGGCTATTTCGATTATTCCCCTTGGTCTAGTTGCGCTTCAACCAGACCTTGGAACGATTTTAGTATTTATCGCGATTATCATTGGTATGGTATTTATCAGTGGTATTACTTGGAAAATTTTATTACCGTTATTTAGTTTTATAACGGTTATCGGCGCCACTTTAATTTATTTAGTTTTATATAATCAAGCTTTTTTACAAAAATTAGGATTTGAACCTTATCAATTTAAACGAATTACTTCTTGGTTACGTCCAGAAGAAGACCCACTTGGAGACGGAATGCAGCTACTCCGATCGACGCAAGCGATTGGTTCTGGTCAGCTTCAAGGAAATGGTATCGGCAATCAGGCTATCGCTATTCCGGAAAACCACAATGATTTTATTTTCTCGATTATTGGTGGGAATTTCGGTTTTATTGGTGGCTGTCTGTTAATTATGTTATACTTTTTACTGATTTACCAAATAATTCGAGTAGCATTAGATATTAATATTCCGTTTTATTCTTATATTTGTGCAGGTGTTTGCTCGATGATTTTATTTCATGTTTTAGAAAATATCGGAATGACAATTGGTTTACTTCCAATTACCGGTATTCCACTACTTTTTGTCAGTTATGGGGGAAGCTCTCTTCTTGGCGCATTTATGGCACTCGGACTTGTGTTATCGGCGAGGTATAATGCCCCAGAAGTTAACTTAGGAAAAGGAAATCGGATTTGA
- a CDS encoding ABC transporter ATP-binding protein, translating into MKSALELKNISFSRKRDFQMSAINAAIPEGKITTLIGPNGSGKSTMLRLMMRLLTPDSGEILLDDKNITAISAKELAKKMTMLAQAPEGLVDVIVHDLVAYGRLPYRSFLSTLQEEDEAVIQWAIKVCNLESLAYRPLHSLSGGERQRAWLAMALAQKTPILLLDEPTTYLDIAHQLELLDLLVHLNKEYNLTIVLVLHDLNQAAIYSDYVFVCENGQLVKNGTPKEVFTIDLLRNVFHITADITEKDGKQHIHPIASTRFEY; encoded by the coding sequence ATGAAATCAGCACTAGAACTAAAAAACATTTCTTTCTCACGTAAAAGAGATTTTCAAATGTCAGCTATAAATGCAGCTATTCCTGAGGGCAAAATTACGACACTGATTGGACCAAATGGTTCTGGAAAATCAACTATGTTGCGTTTAATGATGCGACTTTTGACGCCAGATAGCGGTGAAATTTTATTAGATGATAAGAATATTACTGCTATTTCGGCAAAAGAACTTGCGAAAAAAATGACAATGCTGGCACAAGCTCCAGAAGGCCTTGTAGATGTCATTGTGCATGATTTGGTTGCATATGGTCGCTTGCCGTATCGAAGCTTTCTATCGACTTTGCAAGAGGAAGACGAAGCAGTCATTCAGTGGGCAATCAAAGTTTGTAATTTAGAAAGTTTGGCATATCGACCACTTCATTCTTTATCAGGTGGAGAACGACAACGAGCATGGCTTGCAATGGCATTAGCGCAGAAAACACCAATTTTATTACTTGATGAACCGACGACCTATCTCGATATCGCTCATCAACTAGAACTATTAGATTTACTTGTTCATTTAAATAAAGAATATAATTTAACGATTGTTTTAGTACTTCATGATTTAAATCAAGCGGCGATTTACAGCGATTATGTGTTTGTTTGTGAAAATGGTCAATTAGTAAAGAATGGTACGCCAAAAGAAGTGTTCACGATAGATTTACTTCGGAATGTTTTTCATATTACGGCAGATATCACCGAAAAAGACGGAAAGCAGCACATTCATCCGATTGCTTCGACGAGATTTGAATATTAA